In Candidatus Methanoperedens sp., a single genomic region encodes these proteins:
- a CDS encoding ester cyclase translates to MSVEENLRLMKTLDDAWNTQEWDTFKERHAENVAVFWPGQPEPTRGRMAHHREAVEFFKTIPDNRVENNPYKILFGQGDYTCSVAEFTGTMKGAMKGPGGKIIPATNKKFRLEFCTVAHWKNGEIVEERLFYDLVGMMKQLGLM, encoded by the coding sequence ATGAGCGTGGAAGAAAACCTGCGACTGATGAAAACGCTGGATGACGCATGGAATACCCAGGAATGGGATACGTTCAAGGAACGCCATGCTGAGAATGTAGCCGTGTTCTGGCCGGGACAGCCTGAACCCACGAGAGGACGAATGGCGCATCACAGGGAAGCTGTGGAATTTTTCAAGACAATTCCCGACAACCGTGTGGAGAACAATCCATACAAGATCCTTTTCGGTCAGGGCGACTACACCTGCTCGGTAGCCGAATTTACAGGCACAATGAAGGGAGCGATGAAGGGTCCTGGCGGCAAAATTATTCCGGCGACCAACAAAAAATTCCGACTCGAGTTCTGCACCGTCGCCCACTGGAAGAACGGGGAGATTGTAGAGGAGAGGCTCTTCTACGACCTGGTGGGAATGATGAAGCAGCTTGGATTGATGTGA
- a CDS encoding DoxX family protein: MLFAHGAQKLLGWFGGAGFDATLQFFQTQLGIPPALTIMAIFAEFFGGLMVLLGIFTRLGAALIAIDMAVALVTVHLPQGFFIAGGKVGFEYVFALLLVALYLAINGAGGLSLDRIILEKAGSGALGKLLS; this comes from the coding sequence ATACTTTTTGCCCACGGCGCACAGAAGCTCCTCGGCTGGTTCGGAGGAGCTGGTTTCGATGCAACGCTCCAGTTTTTCCAGACCCAGCTTGGAATCCCGCCCGCGCTCACAATCATGGCAATCTTCGCGGAATTCTTTGGCGGGCTCATGGTGTTACTTGGCATTTTCACACGGCTGGGTGCAGCCCTCATAGCCATCGATATGGCAGTTGCTCTGGTAACAGTCCATCTACCCCAGGGATTTTTCATAGCAGGCGGAAAAGTGGGGTTCGAATATGTATTTGCGCTTCTCCTCGTGGCACTGTATCTTGCGATAAACGGCGCCGGCGGTCTGTCGCTGGACAGAATTATCCTGGAAAAAGCAGGCAGCGGTGCTCTTGGAAAACTGCTGTCCTAG
- a CDS encoding Lrp/AsnC ligand binding domain-containing protein: MAVGFVLINVAPGAEKKVFDTLIKFEEIQELYPLFGDYDLIAKIQAPDYETLSDIVVNKIRALKGVTETKTLTGAKF, from the coding sequence ATGGCAGTAGGTTTTGTGTTAATAAATGTCGCTCCAGGCGCTGAAAAAAAGGTTTTTGACACGCTGATAAAATTTGAGGAAATCCAGGAGTTGTATCCGCTTTTCGGGGATTACGACCTGATAGCGAAAATACAGGCGCCCGATTACGAGACGCTGAGCGATATCGTGGTCAATAAGATAAGGGCGTTGAAGGGCGTTACCGAGACGAAGACGCTGACCGGGGCGAAGTTCTGA
- a CDS encoding DUF99 family protein, giving the protein MHIKPQIRVLAIDDSALINEKVTIIGTFFRGGGQLDGVLRSEITKDGMDATDIIIQMIKNSKYYSQIRVIMLDGITYAGFNPVDIKSLYDETNIPIIVFMRSCPDFEKIKSALENLPQSEKRWEIIQRAGKIYKIAQENPVFIQFTGIDKESAVEIVRKTSTHSNIPEPLRVAHLIATGVVLGESTGKA; this is encoded by the coding sequence ATGCATATAAAACCGCAAATAAGGGTTCTTGCCATCGACGACTCTGCTTTGATCAACGAGAAAGTAACCATAATCGGGACTTTCTTCCGTGGAGGTGGGCAGCTCGACGGCGTCCTGCGTTCTGAGATCACAAAAGATGGCATGGATGCCACTGATATTATTATCCAGATGATTAAGAATTCAAAATACTATTCCCAGATCAGGGTCATTATGCTTGACGGTATCACGTATGCAGGTTTTAACCCTGTGGATATAAAAAGCCTTTACGATGAAACAAATATCCCGATCATTGTTTTCATGCGCTCATGTCCTGATTTTGAAAAAATCAAATCAGCCCTTGAAAATTTACCCCAATCAGAAAAAAGATGGGAAATAATCCAGCGTGCGGGTAAAATATACAAAATTGCACAGGAGAATCCTGTTTTTATTCAATTCACTGGCATAGATAAGGAAAGCGCTGTTGAGATTGTGCGTAAGACCTCCACACACAGCAATATCCCGGAACCTCTAAGAGTTGCGCATCTTATTGCCACAGGTGTCGTGCTGGGGGAATCGACGGGGAAAGCCTAA
- a CDS encoding sulfurtransferase TusA family protein: MAEIIPDETLDVRGECCPYPLILTKKKVEQLKSGQILEIIADDSVAPQNIDSWAKKSGNKLLAVKREGNIFNIFVQRT; this comes from the coding sequence ATGGCTGAGATAATCCCAGACGAAACTCTTGACGTGAGGGGCGAATGCTGCCCCTATCCTCTTATTTTAACGAAAAAAAAAGTTGAACAGTTAAAAAGCGGGCAGATTTTAGAGATAATAGCAGACGACTCTGTTGCTCCCCAGAATATAGATTCATGGGCAAAAAAGTCAGGGAACAAACTGCTCGCAGTCAAACGCGAAGGTAATATTTTTAATATCTTTGTGCAGAGAACTTAG
- a CDS encoding DsrE family protein, producing the protein MSKKVNIIVTQPPYGKEDAFSAIPMAASQVAAGNEAIMIFVSGGVHSIVKGQKTGYGDLAVWIKDVPTVEAEITKNIELVSFFALDRDIAKRGINDSEIIAGIKKISLSELTDRILEADVNLVF; encoded by the coding sequence ATGAGCAAGAAAGTAAATATAATAGTAACACAGCCCCCCTACGGGAAGGAAGATGCATTCTCAGCAATCCCGATGGCAGCTTCGCAGGTGGCTGCGGGAAACGAAGCCATCATGATATTTGTGAGCGGCGGCGTTCATTCCATTGTCAAAGGGCAGAAAACCGGCTACGGAGACCTTGCAGTATGGATTAAGGATGTCCCGACAGTTGAGGCTGAGATAACCAAGAATATCGAGCTTGTGAGTTTCTTTGCTCTTGATAGGGATATTGCAAAACGCGGCATAAACGACAGCGAAATCATTGCCGGGATAAAGAAGATCTCACTTTCCGAATTAACGGACAGGATACTTGAGGCTGATGTTAACCTGGTATTCTGA
- a CDS encoding DsrE family protein, whose amino-acid sequence MTKQLTIVSINGPYRDEGVFTMMRLAHAAKEKGITVNFFNYLDATLIAHRDQAPKEFPPIETIFGTIVKKGLKKPKADAVACIKCTDARGVTKYQTEGVIIGGLYDLGEWTGESDKTILIG is encoded by the coding sequence ATGACAAAACAACTTACAATCGTATCGATAAACGGTCCTTACAGGGACGAGGGTGTGTTCACAATGATGAGGCTTGCACACGCTGCAAAGGAAAAGGGCATTACAGTAAATTTTTTTAACTATCTTGATGCCACGTTGATTGCGCACAGGGACCAGGCACCAAAGGAGTTCCCTCCCATAGAAACCATTTTCGGAACTATCGTCAAGAAAGGCTTGAAGAAACCCAAAGCAGATGCAGTCGCATGCATAAAATGCACGGATGCACGAGGGGTAACAAAGTACCAGACAGAAGGTGTCATAATCGGCGGACTTTACGACCTCGGCGAGTGGACTGGCGAATCGGACAAGACCATACTCATAGGGTGA
- a CDS encoding DsrE family protein, with amino-acid sequence MTNLLLVLSKDPYTTETPDLALDIGLDAKEKGNDVSLYLVEDGVTAARKSGFGNKLAAAHEKGIKIYADDKAVLSRSLTNKLISRVEIKEIGTLLDFIMEHDRVVWF; translated from the coding sequence ATGACAAACTTGTTACTGGTCCTTTCAAAAGACCCATATACAACAGAAACACCCGATCTCGCACTCGATATCGGGCTTGATGCAAAAGAAAAAGGGAACGATGTATCGCTGTATCTGGTTGAAGACGGCGTCACTGCTGCAAGGAAATCAGGGTTCGGAAATAAACTTGCTGCCGCGCATGAAAAAGGCATAAAGATATACGCAGACGACAAGGCTGTGCTTTCACGTTCACTCACCAATAAATTAATAAGCCGGGTGGAAATCAAGGAAATAGGCACGCTGCTTGATTTCATTATGGAGCACGACAGAGTCGTGTGGTTTTAG
- a CDS encoding UDP-N-acetylglucosamine--N-acetylmuramyl-(pentapeptide) pyrophosphoryl-undecaprenol N-acetylglucosamine transferase, with product MAHRIFFSVCGEGYGHSSRDMVIAESLTGAGSEVLMGSYGYVLDRLKKSFNAVEIKNEFEMVGKEGTFDLKGTISRSSSTAIHFSKTISDEKKIMEEFGATCVVSDGRIASVLAAFKLGLPCIMISNQTSLEPFFKDETFFLRLVGKPMELMMKTTMSLTDEVLIPDFPPPHTVCINTLSKSRHIMKKQRFIGPVVSMNGVSQQNIPDMPEKPFVVTILGGHSFRLPIFNGILKIADRFPDFDFLIFTKFKSENIPKNVKVMGFAEDISSYMQGAELIVTQAGHSTAMEILTLGKPALIIPDKGQIEQESNAARMKELGICETLDYASLDTESFFEKINLLLNDSGFGERAKQYAEMAKKMEGCKKAADIISGLSDRIQCY from the coding sequence ATGGCACACAGGATATTTTTTTCAGTATGCGGCGAGGGTTACGGTCACTCAAGCAGGGACATGGTGATAGCAGAGTCACTTACCGGCGCAGGCAGCGAAGTCCTGATGGGAAGTTATGGATACGTGTTAGATCGCTTAAAAAAGAGTTTCAATGCTGTTGAAATCAAAAACGAGTTCGAGATGGTGGGAAAGGAAGGAACTTTTGACCTTAAAGGCACAATATCCCGAAGTTCAAGCACGGCAATTCATTTTTCAAAAACTATTTCAGATGAGAAAAAAATCATGGAGGAATTTGGCGCAACATGCGTGGTATCGGACGGCAGAATCGCTTCGGTTTTAGCTGCTTTCAAACTTGGGCTGCCATGCATTATGATCTCCAATCAGACGAGCCTTGAGCCTTTTTTCAAAGACGAGACATTTTTTTTGCGCCTTGTTGGGAAACCTATGGAATTAATGATGAAAACTACAATGTCACTTACGGACGAGGTTTTAATCCCGGATTTCCCGCCTCCGCATACCGTGTGTATTAATACCCTGAGCAAAAGCAGGCATATCATGAAAAAACAGCGCTTTATCGGACCGGTAGTATCTATGAATGGTGTAAGCCAACAGAATATCCCTGATATGCCAGAAAAGCCTTTTGTTGTAACAATTCTTGGCGGGCATTCATTCAGACTTCCCATTTTCAATGGAATCTTAAAGATCGCCGATAGATTCCCGGATTTCGATTTCCTTATATTTACAAAATTCAAGAGCGAAAATATACCGAAAAATGTCAAAGTAATGGGATTTGCGGAGGATATTTCTTCGTATATGCAAGGTGCCGAATTGATAGTCACACAGGCAGGACACAGTACTGCTATGGAGATATTAACACTCGGAAAACCAGCCCTTATTATTCCTGATAAAGGACAGATTGAACAGGAAAGCAATGCAGCACGGATGAAGGAACTCGGGATTTGCGAAACCCTTGATTATGCATCCCTTGATACCGAGTCTTTTTTTGAAAAAATAAATTTACTATTAAACGATTCAGGATTCGGGGAAAGAGCAAAACAGTACGCTGAGATGGCAAAAAAGATGGAGGGATGCAAAAAAGCAGCAGATATAATTTCAGGGTTATCTGACCGGATACAATGCTATTAG
- a CDS encoding glycosyltransferase family 2 protein, producing the protein MISVIVPTYNEEANVTTCLQSLCHQTLHRDKYEIIVVDGNSTDSTRELARAYADDVIIQSSKKVGGARNDGVNLASGDIIATTDADCFIPFDWLEIIKNDFETHDIAQVYGIVYPLEQEIKHKFFLSSANIFSRIGYYTRTFYYTLGCNTAFDKKAFIKSGMYRCIDAGDDLEIAQRMKKLGHVMLDSRMRVGFSMRRFQQFGTIKSLYEWFYIVTNGGKASKYSYSKRNYR; encoded by the coding sequence ATGATATCAGTAATTGTCCCTACCTATAATGAAGAAGCGAACGTTACAACCTGTCTGCAATCACTCTGCCACCAGACACTTCACCGGGATAAATACGAAATCATTGTAGTTGATGGAAATTCAACAGACAGCACCCGTGAATTAGCACGGGCTTATGCGGATGATGTCATTATTCAAAGTAGCAAAAAGGTGGGAGGGGCGAGGAATGATGGAGTAAATCTTGCCAGTGGAGATATCATAGCTACTACTGATGCAGATTGCTTTATTCCTTTTGATTGGCTGGAGATAATAAAGAATGATTTTGAAACACATGATATTGCGCAAGTTTATGGGATTGTTTATCCATTAGAACAAGAGATAAAACATAAGTTCTTCCTCTCAAGTGCAAATATCTTTTCCAGAATAGGATACTATACCCGCACCTTTTATTATACGCTGGGATGCAATACCGCCTTTGATAAAAAGGCATTCATCAAGTCCGGCATGTATCGATGCATCGATGCAGGCGATGATCTTGAGATTGCACAAAGAATGAAAAAACTAGGTCATGTAATGTTGGATAGTCGCATGAGAGTTGGATTCTCAATGCGAAGATTCCAGCAATTTGGCACTATAAAATCCCTTTATGAATGGTTTTACATAGTTACCAATGGAGGCAAAGCTTCAAAATACTCATACTCGAAACGAAATTACAGATGA
- a CDS encoding glycosyltransferase family 4 protein, translating to MVPDMPATLIPNGIDRDYFKKDPGKRKIFRDNFHIDDNDKVVLTVAQLTPRKGIYDFIELSRKYPEIRWVWVGGFPYGALSKDYLNIKKIKSLCRENAIFTGFIPDIVEAYSGADVFFMPSYAETFGLAILEALSCGLPVVARGIPEFREIFGDAALFFSNIEEAGAHITDDVSLRRNSAKARDFTEHYDIKNIADMHYDLYRKLVES from the coding sequence ATGGTACCAGATATGCCTGCTACATTAATACCGAATGGAATTGATAGAGATTATTTCAAAAAGGATCCAGGTAAAAGGAAGATTTTCAGGGACAATTTCCATATCGATGATAACGATAAAGTTGTGCTCACGGTGGCTCAGCTAACACCGCGAAAGGGTATATACGATTTTATTGAACTCTCAAGAAAGTATCCTGAGATACGCTGGGTCTGGGTAGGCGGGTTTCCTTACGGGGCGCTGTCAAAGGATTATCTCAATATAAAAAAGATAAAGAGCTTGTGTAGAGAGAATGCCATATTTACTGGGTTTATTCCCGACATCGTAGAGGCTTACAGTGGAGCAGATGTATTTTTCATGCCTTCGTATGCAGAGACCTTTGGACTGGCAATATTGGAGGCGCTATCCTGTGGTCTACCTGTAGTTGCTCGCGGAATACCAGAATTTAGAGAGATTTTCGGAGATGCGGCGCTGTTCTTCAGTAATATTGAGGAGGCAGGAGCCCACATCACAGATGACGTTTCATTGCGGCGCAATTCAGCCAAAGCTCGTGATTTTACCGAGCATTACGACATCAAAAATATTGCTGACATGCATTATGATCTATACAGGAAGCTGGTCGAATCATGA
- a CDS encoding FAD-dependent oxidoreductase, translated as MKTAILGGGLTGVTVARLLHEKGNEVLVLERESDYGGLCRSRCDSGFTFDIGGSHIIFSRDAEVLKFMRDVLGENSQQNKRNTKIFYRGRYIKYPFENGLYQLPKEDLYFCINEFVKTLIAVEKGELQPPKNFREWITYTFGKGIADLYLIPYNEKIWKFPTEFMSLHWVEGRIPRPPVEDVIKSAVGIETEGYTHQAIFNYPKRGGIEAMIKAIALLIEKNIQTGFTVSSIRVEDGMFIISDGVNKITADRCISTIPLQDLLKCLDNVPESVQRCCDELKYNSLACVFLGIRGKVPDISWLYVHEKDLGLFNRVSFPSNYSTEVAPLGHSSILVEITYHEGDQVSAMTDNDIITHVISALKNMEIITSKKDVVLAALDRQKYAYVIYDLDYIQNVTVVKDFCARRGIGLIGRFAEFKYLNMDDCIRSAINFVRNN; from the coding sequence GTGAAAACCGCGATCCTAGGTGGAGGTCTTACCGGTGTCACGGTAGCCCGACTGCTTCATGAAAAAGGTAATGAAGTTTTAGTACTTGAGCGAGAATCTGATTATGGAGGGTTATGCCGTTCAAGGTGCGATTCAGGGTTCACTTTTGATATAGGAGGCTCACACATCATTTTCAGCCGGGATGCAGAGGTCCTCAAATTCATGCGTGATGTGCTGGGAGAGAACAGCCAACAGAACAAACGCAATACAAAAATTTTCTACAGGGGGCGATATATCAAATATCCTTTTGAAAATGGGCTATATCAGCTTCCAAAGGAGGATCTTTATTTCTGTATCAACGAATTTGTCAAGACTTTGATTGCAGTTGAAAAAGGTGAATTGCAACCCCCTAAAAATTTTCGTGAGTGGATAACATACACCTTCGGGAAAGGCATAGCTGATTTATACCTGATCCCTTATAACGAGAAAATCTGGAAATTTCCCACGGAATTTATGTCGTTGCATTGGGTAGAAGGGCGCATTCCCAGACCCCCGGTTGAGGATGTGATAAAGTCTGCTGTCGGGATTGAGACAGAAGGATATACCCACCAAGCAATTTTTAATTACCCTAAAAGAGGCGGAATAGAAGCCATGATCAAAGCAATCGCATTACTCATTGAAAAAAACATACAAACAGGATTCACGGTTTCTTCGATCAGAGTAGAAGATGGAATGTTTATTATCAGTGACGGTGTCAATAAAATTACTGCCGATCGCTGCATATCAACCATCCCATTACAGGATCTCCTGAAATGCCTGGATAATGTCCCTGAAAGTGTCCAGCGATGTTGTGATGAATTAAAGTATAACTCGCTTGCATGCGTTTTCCTTGGCATAAGGGGTAAAGTTCCGGACATTTCATGGCTGTATGTTCATGAGAAAGATTTAGGGCTCTTTAACCGGGTCTCATTCCCTTCCAACTACAGTACCGAGGTTGCACCGCTTGGACACTCGTCAATCCTCGTTGAGATTACATATCACGAAGGTGATCAGGTATCAGCCATGACCGACAATGATATAATTACCCATGTAATCTCAGCGCTTAAAAACATGGAGATTATAACTAGCAAAAAAGATGTGGTATTAGCTGCTTTGGATAGGCAAAAATATGCCTATGTTATATACGATCTCGATTATATTCAGAATGTAACCGTAGTGAAAGATTTCTGCGCAAGGAGGGGTATCGGGCTCATTGGGCGTTTTGCAGAGTTTAAATATCTCAATATGGATGACTGTATTAGAAGTGCAATAAATTTTGTGAGGAACAACTGA
- the cdhD gene encoding CO dehydrogenase/acetyl-CoA synthase subunit delta → MAKKIKLSELGSLLGGEIQSLEGVKIEGDVEIDLGQMGLSPQLAYALGHETAQLALHLMNISRILGYPIDQMLGAAPQPKKLSKLIESKFSVGRTEEWKTPIQEVVLGATSSDGGSRKSTVTLGGEGALPYYFDSPMPHRNYITMDVFDMPINMAKAVKSNYEDVINSPAEWAKKVVRDYGADMVTIHLISTDPNVKDTSPKDAAKTVEDVLQAVDVPIVIGGSGNPEKDPAVLEKAAEAAEGERCLLASASLNLDYARIAEAAKKYNHVVLSWTQLEINAQKELNRKLMKQCGVARENMLMDPTTAALGYGLDYAYTNMERIRLAGLSGDAELNFPMSSGTTNAWGAREAWMVSSPLKEDSDWGPREYRGPIWEIVTGLTLSLAGNDLFMMMHPTAVQVLKEITQTLYGLKETELINIDNWISAVV, encoded by the coding sequence ATGGCAAAAAAGATTAAACTCTCCGAACTCGGAAGCCTGCTTGGCGGCGAAATCCAGTCCCTCGAAGGAGTGAAGATAGAAGGCGATGTGGAGATCGACCTTGGACAAATGGGGCTCAGCCCCCAGCTTGCATATGCGCTGGGGCATGAGACGGCGCAACTTGCCCTTCACTTAATGAATATCTCCAGGATTCTGGGTTATCCCATTGACCAGATGCTCGGCGCCGCCCCCCAGCCGAAGAAGCTCTCAAAATTAATCGAGTCAAAGTTCAGCGTCGGCAGAACCGAGGAATGGAAGACGCCGATACAGGAGGTGGTGCTGGGTGCTACTTCCTCTGACGGAGGCTCACGCAAGAGCACGGTAACACTGGGAGGGGAGGGAGCGCTTCCGTATTATTTCGATTCCCCGATGCCCCACCGCAATTACATAACCATGGATGTTTTCGACATGCCCATAAACATGGCAAAGGCTGTCAAATCCAACTATGAGGACGTAATCAACAGCCCTGCAGAGTGGGCAAAAAAGGTGGTACGGGATTATGGGGCAGACATGGTCACGATCCATCTCATAAGCACGGACCCCAATGTCAAGGACACCTCTCCGAAGGACGCGGCAAAAACAGTGGAAGATGTTCTCCAGGCTGTGGATGTTCCGATCGTGATCGGAGGCTCCGGCAATCCTGAAAAAGATCCTGCCGTACTTGAGAAAGCTGCAGAGGCAGCAGAAGGTGAACGCTGCCTGCTTGCCTCGGCAAGCCTGAACCTTGACTATGCGCGAATAGCGGAAGCAGCCAAGAAATACAACCATGTCGTGCTTTCATGGACGCAGCTTGAGATAAATGCACAGAAAGAGCTGAACAGGAAATTAATGAAGCAGTGCGGCGTGGCGCGCGAGAATATGCTGATGGACCCCACGACCGCAGCACTTGGATACGGCCTTGATTATGCTTACACCAATATGGAAAGGATAAGGCTTGCAGGCTTGTCTGGCGATGCCGAGCTCAATTTCCCCATGTCGAGCGGCACCACCAACGCATGGGGAGCGCGCGAGGCATGGATGGTTTCATCGCCTCTAAAAGAAGACTCGGACTGGGGACCCCGTGAATACAGGGGACCGATATGGGAGATTGTCACAGGATTGACTTTATCGCTCGCAGGCAACGACCTTTTTATGATGATGCATCCAACGGCTGTGCAGGTTTTGAAAGAGATAACCCAGACGTTGTACGGCTTGAAGGAAACCGAATTAATAAATATCGATAACTGGATATCGGCGGTGGTATAA
- the acsC gene encoding acetyl-CoA decarbonylase/synthase complex subunit gamma, whose translation MKLNSPLQVYKYLPQTNCAECGEATCMAFASHLIDRSKKLEDCPPMLKGEFKKKYVELQTLLAPEIREITIGTGEHAKKIGGDDVLYRHQLTFFDPTALAYDVWDTMPDIELVERINRIQNFRKFYVGKFLKVNMVAVRCVSGDALKFASTVKKVSETTKLPLILCSFDPAVLKAALEVVKDENPLIYAATEKNWGEVAELALNYKVPVVLFSTDLDKLKSLALTFREMGIKDLVLDPGTYPQGKQLKETFERFVKLRRAGIKEGQKDIAYPIMAVPLNAWLVYKDTVTASYWETVLASVFMVRYGDIMILHSLEPYAVLPEVHIRDTIYTDPRTPVKVAPGVNEVGSPTKDSPVIITTNFALTYYTVESDLSSNKINCYLAAVDTDGIGVEASVAGGQLTAAKIKDTFQKANFEFKDKTTHNTLILPGLAARLQGDVEDATGLRVMIGPPDSGRIPGWMEKNWPPKPK comes from the coding sequence ATGAAACTGAATAGCCCGCTTCAGGTTTATAAGTATTTACCCCAGACAAACTGCGCGGAATGCGGCGAAGCGACATGCATGGCTTTTGCATCCCATCTCATTGACCGCTCAAAGAAGCTGGAGGATTGTCCTCCCATGCTTAAAGGCGAGTTCAAGAAAAAATATGTAGAGTTACAGACGCTTCTTGCTCCAGAGATACGTGAAATCACAATAGGCACTGGGGAACATGCCAAAAAGATAGGCGGAGACGACGTTCTCTACCGCCACCAGTTGACCTTTTTTGACCCCACCGCGTTGGCCTATGATGTCTGGGACACCATGCCCGACATCGAACTTGTGGAGAGGATAAACAGGATTCAGAACTTCAGGAAATTCTATGTCGGAAAATTCCTGAAAGTGAACATGGTGGCAGTGAGGTGCGTTTCAGGAGATGCGCTAAAGTTTGCCAGTACTGTTAAGAAGGTAAGTGAAACAACGAAACTTCCCCTGATACTGTGCTCTTTTGACCCGGCTGTTCTTAAGGCTGCACTTGAAGTGGTCAAGGATGAAAACCCGCTGATATACGCTGCAACAGAGAAAAACTGGGGAGAAGTGGCAGAACTTGCCCTGAATTATAAGGTTCCAGTGGTGCTGTTCTCGACTGATCTGGATAAACTCAAATCGCTTGCTCTGACGTTCCGGGAAATGGGAATAAAAGACCTTGTGCTCGATCCAGGTACTTATCCGCAGGGAAAGCAACTGAAAGAAACCTTCGAGAGATTCGTAAAGCTTCGCCGCGCCGGTATAAAAGAAGGGCAGAAGGATATAGCCTATCCGATTATGGCTGTTCCACTGAATGCATGGCTTGTTTATAAGGACACGGTGACGGCTTCCTACTGGGAAACAGTGCTTGCTTCGGTTTTCATGGTCAGGTATGGGGACATCATGATTCTTCACAGCCTTGAGCCGTATGCCGTATTACCCGAGGTTCATATCAGGGATACGATTTACACAGACCCCAGAACCCCTGTTAAAGTGGCGCCTGGCGTGAATGAAGTTGGCTCGCCAACAAAGGATTCGCCAGTGATAATTACAACCAATTTTGCCCTCACTTATTATACTGTGGAGAGCGACCTTTCTTCCAACAAGATAAACTGTTATCTTGCAGCTGTGGATACAGACGGCATAGGAGTAGAGGCTTCAGTTGCAGGCGGGCAGCTCACCGCAGCCAAGATAAAGGATACCTTCCAGAAAGCCAATTTCGAATTCAAGGATAAGACAACTCATAATACCCTGATACTGCCAGGTCTTGCAGCCCGGCTGCAGGGGGATGTGGAGGATGCGACGGGCTTGAGGGTTATGATAGGACCCCCTGATTCCGGGCGTATCCCGGGATGGATGGAGAAAAATTGGCCGCCTAAACCAAAGTAA